The following are encoded together in the Variovorax sp. PBS-H4 genome:
- the egtB gene encoding ergothioneine biosynthesis protein EgtB translates to MKLTRPATPAADDLRERFQAVRAQSLALAAPLSAEDQCIQSMPDASPTKWHLAHTTWFFETVLLQPHVDGYRVFDAAFAYLFNSYYEALGPRHPRPQRGLLTRPSLEQVHAYRHHVDEAVHALLARGDGAAEWDAIAAIVELGLNHEQQHQELILTDILHALSCNPLLPAYRATPAPALRLASVAPAMRWLPQPGGMVEVGHAGSGFCFDNETPRHAALLQPYAIADRLVNCGEYAQFIADGGYQRPELWLSDGWAAVQAQGWRHPAYWLAADDPRLAGHGTTAEWQVFGLQGVRPMEPEAPVSQLSFYEAAAYAEWAGARLPTEFEWEAAHDAPGISQMSGQVWQWTRSSYDPYPGFRPLSGVAAEYNGKFMVGQLVLRGGSVATPVGHARPTYRNFFPPAARWQFSGLRLAKDSR, encoded by the coding sequence ATGAAGCTCACCCGGCCGGCCACGCCCGCGGCGGACGACCTGCGCGAACGCTTCCAGGCGGTGCGTGCGCAGAGCCTCGCGCTGGCAGCACCGCTCTCGGCCGAAGACCAGTGCATTCAGTCGATGCCCGACGCCAGCCCGACCAAGTGGCACCTGGCGCACACCACCTGGTTCTTCGAGACCGTGCTGCTGCAGCCGCATGTTGACGGTTATCGCGTGTTCGATGCCGCGTTCGCCTATCTCTTCAATTCCTACTACGAGGCGCTGGGGCCGCGCCATCCGCGCCCGCAGCGCGGGTTGCTGACGCGGCCTTCGCTCGAGCAGGTGCACGCCTATCGACACCATGTGGACGAAGCGGTGCACGCGCTGCTCGCACGTGGCGACGGTGCGGCCGAATGGGACGCGATCGCGGCGATCGTCGAGCTCGGCCTGAACCACGAGCAGCAGCACCAGGAGTTGATCCTCACCGACATCCTGCATGCGCTGTCGTGCAATCCCTTGCTGCCGGCCTACCGTGCGACGCCCGCGCCTGCATTGCGGCTGGCCTCGGTGGCACCTGCGATGCGCTGGCTTCCGCAGCCGGGCGGCATGGTCGAGGTCGGTCATGCCGGCAGCGGCTTCTGCTTCGACAACGAGACGCCGCGCCACGCTGCGCTGCTGCAGCCCTACGCGATCGCGGACCGCCTGGTGAACTGCGGCGAGTACGCGCAGTTCATTGCCGATGGCGGCTACCAGCGCCCCGAGCTGTGGCTTTCCGATGGCTGGGCCGCGGTGCAGGCGCAGGGTTGGCGTCATCCTGCGTACTGGCTCGCTGCCGACGATCCGCGCCTGGCCGGCCACGGCACGACCGCGGAGTGGCAGGTCTTTGGCCTCCAGGGCGTGCGGCCGATGGAGCCGGAGGCGCCGGTCTCGCAGCTGAGCTTCTACGAAGCCGCGGCTTATGCCGAATGGGCCGGGGCGCGCCTGCCGACCGAGTTCGAGTGGGAGGCTGCGCACGATGCACCCGGCATTTCGCAGATGAGCGGTCAGGTGTGGCAATGGACACGCTCCTCCTACGACCCTTATCCGGGCTTTCGCCCGCTGTCCGGCGTGGCCGCCGAATACAACGGCAAGTTCATGGTTGGCCAGCTGGTGCTGCGCGGCGGCAGCGTCGCCACGCCCGTGGGCCATGCACGGCCCACCTATCGCAACTTCTTCCCGCCGGCCGCGCGCTGGCAGTTCTCGGGGCTACGGCTCGCCAAGGATTCGCGATGA
- a CDS encoding lysozyme inhibitor LprI family protein, translating into MKKLSCLGTALLLMSGIVFAQEPCRTRNTAEINQCAQQALERKDRELNAAYQTLLKSLEPADKADAIDYAGARRLLQQAQRAWVQFRDNDCRAKYMLKAGGTVRDIVALGCQIEHTEQRTKQLRDWLKA; encoded by the coding sequence ATGAAGAAGCTGTCCTGCCTAGGCACCGCCCTGCTCCTGATGTCCGGCATCGTCTTCGCCCAGGAGCCGTGCAGGACCCGCAACACGGCCGAGATCAATCAGTGCGCACAACAGGCACTGGAGCGCAAGGACAGGGAACTCAATGCCGCCTACCAGACACTGCTGAAGTCGCTCGAGCCTGCCGACAAGGCCGATGCCATCGACTACGCTGGCGCCCGCAGGCTGCTGCAGCAGGCGCAGCGGGCCTGGGTCCAGTTCCGCGACAACGACTGCAGGGCCAAGTACATGCTCAAGGCGGGCGGGACGGTGCGCGACATCGTCGCGCTCGGCTGCCAGATCGAGCACACGGAGCAGCGCACGAAGCAGCTCAGGGATTGGCTCAAGGCTTGA
- a CDS encoding GNAT family acetyltransferase: MKIRSFQPSDEAGVIALWQACGLTRPWNDPHRDIQRKLSEQPELFLVAIGDEGALLGSAMAGFDGHRGWVYYLAVSPGHRRMAIGRALMHEAERLLTERGCPKINLLVRSSNAEVVAFYRRLGYTQDDVISLGRRLIPDA, from the coding sequence ATGAAGATTCGCTCTTTCCAGCCCTCAGACGAAGCCGGCGTGATCGCGCTCTGGCAGGCCTGCGGCCTGACGCGCCCGTGGAACGACCCTCACCGCGACATCCAGCGCAAGCTCAGCGAACAGCCCGAGCTCTTCCTGGTCGCCATCGGCGACGAAGGCGCGCTGCTTGGTTCTGCAATGGCGGGCTTCGACGGCCACCGCGGTTGGGTGTACTACCTCGCCGTCTCGCCCGGGCACCGGCGCATGGCTATCGGCCGCGCGCTCATGCACGAGGCCGAACGCTTGCTCACGGAGCGCGGCTGTCCGAAGATCAACCTCCTCGTGCGCTCGTCCAATGCCGAGGTCGTCGCCTTCTACCGCAGGCTCGGGTATACGCAGGACGACGTGATCAGCCTGGGACGGCGCCTCATCCCCGACGCCTGA
- a CDS encoding universal stress protein, with translation MFNHILVPIDGSETSMLAVSKASGLALAFGSRITLIHVVDNYPFIGVGADYALGQNEYLAAATSSANAALARGVAALAAEGLHSDQRVIDGHVVHEGIVDTAEAIGADLIVMGSHGRSGIEKLLLGSVTQRVLQDAKVPVLVVKG, from the coding sequence ATGTTCAATCACATCCTGGTTCCGATCGACGGCTCCGAAACATCGATGCTCGCGGTGAGCAAGGCCAGCGGGCTCGCGTTGGCTTTCGGCAGCCGCATCACCCTGATCCACGTGGTCGACAATTATCCCTTCATCGGCGTCGGTGCCGACTACGCGCTGGGCCAGAACGAATACCTTGCAGCCGCGACCAGCAGCGCCAATGCAGCACTCGCGCGCGGCGTCGCGGCGTTGGCCGCCGAAGGCCTGCACAGCGACCAGCGCGTGATCGACGGCCATGTGGTCCATGAAGGCATCGTCGACACTGCGGAGGCGATCGGGGCCGACTTGATCGTGATGGGCTCGCACGGGCGCTCGGGCATCGAGAAGCTGCTGCTGGGCAGCGTGACACAGCGCGTGCTGCAGGACGCCAAGGTGCCGGTGCTCGTCGTGAAGGGCTGA
- a CDS encoding VOC family protein, whose translation MIHIRDIDHIVLRVADLDAMLGFYCEVLGCTVERRQDAIGLIQLRAGRSMVDLVPVDGELGRAGGAPPGREGRNLDHFCLRVDPFDEAAIRSHLAAHGVEAGPTEARYGAEGSGPSIYLHDPEGNVIELKGPPGAI comes from the coding sequence ATGATCCACATCCGCGACATCGACCACATCGTCCTGCGCGTCGCCGACCTCGATGCCATGCTCGGCTTCTACTGCGAGGTCCTCGGCTGCACGGTCGAGCGCCGGCAGGACGCCATCGGCCTGATCCAGCTGCGCGCCGGGCGCTCGATGGTCGATCTCGTGCCCGTCGATGGCGAGCTGGGCCGGGCCGGTGGCGCGCCGCCGGGGCGGGAAGGCCGCAACCTCGACCACTTCTGCCTTCGCGTCGATCCCTTCGATGAAGCGGCGATACGCAGCCATCTCGCGGCCCACGGCGTGGAGGCGGGGCCGACGGAAGCGCGCTACGGGGCGGAAGGCAGCGGGCCTTCCATCTACCTGCACGATCCCGAGGGCAACGTGATCGAGCTCAAGGGTCCGCCTGGTGCCATCTGA
- a CDS encoding NAD(P)/FAD-dependent oxidoreductase encodes MSTPSPTRPRIVIIGCGFGGLEAARKLQQASVDITIVDKTNHHLFQPLLYQVATAGLAAPSIAAPVRLLFRHQPNITTLLGEATRIEPGERAVHLADGTRLPYDHLIVAAGATHSYFGHDGWSRMAPGLKTLADAFEIRRRILMSFEAAEVETDPARRRALLTFAVIGAGPTGVEMAGTLAEIARHTLSGEFRHIDPRTAEVLLIEGGPRVLQAMPEVLSQRALEQLQKLGVQVRLNARVTAVLPDGLEVQSPFSDGGAGTGTHRIACHCVIWAAGVAASPLGRLLAETTGAECDRAGRVKVLPDLSLPAHPEISVVGDLAAAMSYRPGKEPVPVPGVSPGAKQAGRAAAANILRRIAGKKTVPFRYRDYGNLATIGRNSAVVDLGTPMGPLRFSGRLAWLFWLFAHAYFLIGFRNRIVVLMDWASAYWSFQRHARVVADVQGKGEA; translated from the coding sequence ATGAGCACGCCCTCCCCCACCCGCCCCCGAATCGTGATCATCGGCTGCGGCTTCGGCGGACTCGAGGCAGCGCGCAAGCTGCAGCAGGCGAGCGTCGACATCACCATCGTCGACAAGACCAACCACCATCTGTTCCAGCCCCTCCTCTACCAGGTGGCCACCGCCGGGCTGGCCGCGCCCTCCATCGCCGCGCCGGTGCGCCTGCTGTTCCGCCATCAGCCCAACATCACCACCCTGCTGGGCGAGGCGACGCGCATCGAGCCCGGCGAACGCGCGGTGCATCTGGCCGACGGCACCCGCCTGCCCTATGACCACCTGATCGTGGCCGCCGGCGCGACCCACAGCTACTTCGGCCACGACGGCTGGTCGCGCATGGCCCCGGGCCTCAAGACCCTGGCCGACGCCTTCGAGATCCGGCGCCGGATCCTCATGAGCTTCGAGGCCGCCGAGGTCGAAACCGACCCGGCGCGCCGGCGCGCCCTGCTCACCTTCGCGGTGATCGGCGCCGGACCCACCGGCGTCGAGATGGCAGGCACCCTGGCCGAGATCGCGCGCCACACGCTCAGCGGCGAATTTCGCCACATCGATCCACGCACGGCCGAGGTGCTGCTGATCGAGGGCGGACCCCGCGTGCTGCAGGCCATGCCCGAGGTCCTGAGCCAGCGGGCACTCGAACAATTGCAGAAGCTTGGCGTGCAGGTGCGCCTCAATGCCCGCGTCACGGCCGTCTTGCCCGATGGGCTCGAGGTGCAGTCACCGTTCAGCGATGGCGGCGCCGGCACCGGCACCCATCGCATTGCCTGCCATTGCGTGATCTGGGCAGCCGGCGTGGCCGCCTCGCCGCTCGGCCGATTGCTGGCCGAGACCACAGGCGCCGAATGCGACCGCGCCGGCCGCGTGAAGGTGCTGCCCGACCTCAGCCTGCCGGCCCATCCCGAGATCAGCGTCGTCGGCGATCTGGCGGCTGCCATGAGCTACCGGCCCGGCAAGGAGCCCGTGCCGGTGCCCGGCGTCTCCCCCGGCGCCAAGCAGGCGGGCCGCGCGGCTGCGGCGAACATCCTGCGCCGCATCGCGGGCAAGAAAACAGTCCCCTTTCGCTACCGCGACTACGGCAACCTCGCCACCATCGGGCGCAACTCGGCAGTGGTCGACCTGGGCACGCCGATGGGGCCGCTGCGCTTCTCGGGCCGCCTCGCCTGGCTGTTCTGGTTGTTTGCGCATGCCTATTTCCTGATCGGCTTCCGCAACCGCATCGTGGTGCTGATGGACTGGGCCAGCGCCTACTGGAGCTTTCAGCGGCATGCGCGGGTGGTGGCCGATGTGCAGGGCAAGGGCGAGGCTTGA
- a CDS encoding MFS transporter: protein MSIPAAALPTFSDLTRERPFMRMWTARLFGTAGSQMLLVAIGWHMYELTGSAWDLGLVGLYQFVPALLLALLAGHVVDRRHRGRIVAACFAVQGLVGLVLLLAVQGRHDSRALLLALSLVLGAVRAFQMPAQQALTPLLVTPLMLPRAMAFSSAGMQGAIIGGPALGGLLFAAGIGVVYGAGVLLFAVGCLLVMQVRYDHAPPPREPVSLSTVLAGVNFIWHRKPVLGAVSLDLFAVLLGGAVALLPIFAKDILHTGPWGLGLLRSAPAVGALAASILLTRRPIERRVGRALLIAVAAFGLCMIVFGLSRSFVVSLLALAISGAADMVNVVIRQTLVQLETPDAMRGRVSAVNSIFIGASNQLGEFESGATAALLGPVGSVVLGGVGTVLVALAWFRLFPSLASRDRLVKPAG, encoded by the coding sequence ATGTCCATTCCCGCTGCCGCCTTGCCGACTTTCAGCGACCTCACGCGCGAGCGGCCCTTCATGCGGATGTGGACCGCGCGGCTCTTCGGTACCGCGGGCAGCCAGATGCTGCTGGTCGCGATCGGCTGGCACATGTACGAGCTGACGGGCAGCGCCTGGGACCTCGGGCTCGTGGGGCTCTACCAGTTCGTGCCGGCATTGCTGCTGGCACTGCTGGCGGGACACGTGGTCGACCGCCGTCATCGCGGCCGCATCGTCGCGGCCTGCTTCGCGGTGCAGGGGCTGGTGGGGCTGGTGCTGCTGCTTGCCGTGCAGGGCCGCCACGACTCGCGTGCGCTGCTGCTGGCGCTGTCGCTGGTGCTGGGCGCGGTGCGCGCCTTCCAGATGCCGGCTCAGCAGGCGCTGACGCCGCTGCTCGTCACGCCGCTGATGCTGCCGCGGGCCATGGCCTTCAGTTCGGCCGGCATGCAGGGCGCGATCATCGGCGGCCCGGCGCTGGGCGGGCTGCTGTTCGCGGCCGGCATCGGCGTGGTCTATGGGGCCGGCGTGCTCTTGTTCGCGGTGGGCTGCCTGCTCGTCATGCAGGTGCGCTACGACCATGCGCCGCCGCCGCGCGAGCCGGTCTCGCTGTCGACCGTGCTGGCCGGCGTGAACTTCATCTGGCACCGCAAGCCGGTGCTCGGTGCGGTCTCGCTCGACCTGTTCGCGGTGCTGCTCGGCGGCGCGGTCGCACTGCTGCCGATCTTCGCAAAGGACATCCTGCACACGGGCCCGTGGGGGCTGGGGCTGCTGCGCAGCGCCCCCGCCGTTGGGGCGCTCGCGGCGTCGATCCTGCTCACGCGGCGGCCCATCGAGCGCCGGGTCGGGCGAGCACTGCTCATCGCCGTGGCTGCGTTCGGGCTCTGCATGATCGTGTTCGGCCTGTCGCGCAGCTTCGTCGTGTCGCTGCTCGCGCTCGCCATCTCGGGCGCGGCCGACATGGTCAACGTGGTGATCCGGCAGACGCTGGTTCAGCTGGAGACGCCGGACGCCATGCGTGGTCGGGTGAGCGCCGTGAATTCGATCTTCATCGGCGCCAGCAACCAGTTGGGCGAGTTCGAATCGGGCGCCACTGCGGCACTGCTGGGGCCGGTGGGATCGGTGGTGCTGGGCGGCGTCGGCACCGTGCTGGTGGCGCTGGCCTGGTTCCGGCTCTTCCCGTCGCTGGCATCGCGGGACCGGCTGGTGAAGCCGGCGGGCTAG
- the egtD gene encoding L-histidine N(alpha)-methyltransferase — MSIPAISLHAFRSAQRAAPLSDFGRELFEGLSRSPRSISPKFFYDAAGSQLFDRICELPEYYPTRTEMRILTECAPEIAAQIGPHAEVVEFGAGSLTKVRLLLDALQAPRRYVPIDISGEHLEGAAQRLRADYPHLGVQPLVADYTMPLVLPARSEGMGQRVGFFPGSTLGNFSPEEALAFLQLAQRLLRGGGLLVGVDLVKDPARLHAAYNDAQGVTAAFNLNLLGRANRELDTDFDLDGFSHAAFYNAPLRRIEMHLVSRRKQTVTLDGQRFQFEEGETIHTENSYKFTVDGLQALALKAGLRPTAVWTDPERLFSVHWLQSPAAQ, encoded by the coding sequence ATGAGTATTCCTGCCATCAGCCTGCATGCATTCCGCAGCGCACAGCGGGCTGCGCCGCTCTCCGATTTCGGCCGTGAGCTGTTCGAGGGGCTGAGCCGCAGCCCGCGCAGCATTTCGCCGAAGTTCTTCTACGACGCTGCCGGCTCGCAGCTCTTCGACCGTATCTGCGAGCTGCCCGAGTACTACCCGACGCGCACCGAGATGCGCATCCTCACCGAGTGCGCGCCCGAGATCGCTGCCCAGATCGGCCCCCATGCCGAGGTCGTCGAGTTCGGCGCGGGCTCGCTCACCAAGGTGCGCCTGCTGCTCGATGCGCTGCAGGCGCCGCGCCGCTACGTGCCGATCGACATCTCGGGCGAGCACCTCGAGGGTGCCGCGCAGCGCCTGCGGGCCGACTACCCACACCTGGGGGTACAGCCCTTGGTGGCCGACTACACCATGCCGCTGGTGCTGCCGGCACGCAGCGAAGGCATGGGCCAGCGCGTGGGCTTCTTTCCCGGCTCGACGCTCGGCAACTTCAGCCCCGAGGAGGCGCTCGCGTTCCTGCAGCTCGCGCAGCGCCTGCTGCGCGGCGGCGGCCTGCTGGTGGGCGTGGACCTGGTCAAGGATCCGGCGCGGCTGCACGCGGCCTACAACGACGCGCAGGGCGTGACGGCGGCCTTCAACCTCAACCTGCTGGGCCGCGCCAACCGCGAGCTCGACACCGACTTCGACCTGGATGGCTTCTCGCATGCGGCCTTCTACAACGCGCCGCTGCGCCGCATCGAAATGCACCTGGTGAGCCGGCGCAAACAAACCGTGACGCTCGACGGCCAGCGCTTCCAGTTCGAGGAGGGCGAGACCATCCACACCGAGAACTCGTACAAGTTCACCGTCGATGGCCTGCAGGCGCTGGCGCTGAAGGCCGGGCTCAGGCCGACGGCGGTGTGGACCGATCCCGAGCGCCTTTTCAGCGTGCACTGGCTGCAGTCGCCCGCGGCACAATAG
- a CDS encoding OsmC family protein, with product MAADKRASVHWEGAGKTGKGQISTETGALKDHPYGFKSRFEDDRTGTNPEEILGAAHAGCLTMALAFALEGAGFTATRIDTTAAVRLAKDGPGFKIDRIQLQLEAVVPGIDEAKFQELAAGAKAGCPLSKALASVPEITLEATLKT from the coding sequence ATGGCAGCAGACAAGCGCGCAAGTGTTCACTGGGAAGGCGCCGGCAAGACCGGCAAGGGCCAGATCAGCACGGAGACGGGCGCACTCAAGGACCACCCCTACGGCTTCAAGAGCCGCTTCGAAGACGATCGCACGGGCACCAATCCCGAAGAGATCCTCGGCGCCGCGCATGCCGGCTGCCTCACGATGGCCCTGGCCTTCGCCCTGGAAGGCGCGGGCTTCACGGCGACCCGCATCGACACCACAGCCGCGGTGCGTTTGGCGAAGGACGGTCCTGGCTTCAAGATCGACCGTATCCAGCTCCAGCTGGAAGCCGTGGTCCCTGGCATCGACGAGGCGAAGTTCCAGGAGCTCGCCGCCGGCGCCAAGGCGGGCTGTCCCCTGTCGAAAGCGCTGGCGAGCGTGCCCGAGATCACGCTGGAGGCCACGCTCAAGACCTGA
- a CDS encoding 2OG-Fe dioxygenase family protein, giving the protein MSAGVFDPPFTPVDRLVPALRQDGYVVLSPQGVSEWLGCALAQLEPLHADWNHLPLDEYLKDGGRYRTRRHACFTVENAIIEQVPHRAHWQPVEYNALHGGMQRWFAPMEAGTLVQPAWQGLIKGLAEVANGLRGRQRWYVEAHQFRIDTAEGIGRPTPEGAHRDGVDLVAVALVGRHNIKGGETRVFEAAGRRGERFTMTEPWTLMLIDDARVIHESTPIQPVVESQPGWRDTLVVTCRAGAFQGD; this is encoded by the coding sequence GTGAGCGCGGGGGTATTCGACCCGCCGTTCACTCCCGTAGACCGTCTCGTCCCGGCGCTGCGCCAGGACGGCTACGTGGTGCTGAGCCCGCAGGGCGTGTCTGAATGGCTGGGCTGCGCGCTCGCGCAGCTCGAGCCGCTGCACGCCGACTGGAACCATCTTCCACTCGACGAATACCTGAAGGACGGCGGCCGCTACCGCACCCGGCGCCACGCGTGCTTCACGGTCGAGAACGCCATCATCGAGCAGGTGCCGCATCGCGCGCACTGGCAGCCGGTCGAGTACAACGCGCTGCACGGCGGCATGCAGCGCTGGTTCGCGCCGATGGAGGCCGGCACGCTGGTGCAGCCCGCATGGCAGGGGCTGATCAAGGGCCTGGCCGAGGTGGCGAATGGCCTGCGCGGCAGGCAGCGCTGGTACGTGGAGGCGCACCAGTTCCGCATCGATACCGCCGAGGGCATCGGCCGGCCGACGCCCGAGGGCGCGCACCGCGACGGCGTCGACCTGGTGGCGGTGGCGCTGGTCGGGCGCCACAACATCAAGGGTGGCGAGACACGCGTGTTCGAGGCCGCGGGCCGGCGCGGCGAGCGCTTCACGATGACCGAGCCGTGGACCCTGATGCTGATCGACGATGCACGCGTGATCCATGAATCGACGCCGATCCAGCCCGTGGTGGAGAGCCAGCCCGGCTGGCGCGACACGCTGGTCGTGACCTGCCGCGCAGGCGCGTTCCAGGGCGATTGA
- a CDS encoding RluA family pseudouridine synthase, translating to MSSLIVIHEDAHLLVLDKPAGLLCVPGRGEDKQDCLSARAQARWPDALVVHRLDMATSGLVLMARSPAMQRALGDAFAQRRVHKGYEAIVDGLLPATDAWSLIDAPLIADWPHRPRQKVDVLNGKPSSTRWRVKRLLPDRHASHVCLAPLTGRSHQLRVHLLSIGHPILGDALYGSEEVQRRADRLLLHASELEFAHPVDGKVLRFESPPPFV from the coding sequence ATGTCCTCGCTCATCGTGATCCATGAAGACGCCCACCTGCTGGTGCTCGACAAGCCGGCCGGCCTCCTGTGCGTGCCGGGTCGCGGCGAAGACAAGCAGGACTGCCTGAGCGCCCGCGCGCAGGCGCGCTGGCCCGATGCGCTCGTGGTGCACCGGCTCGACATGGCCACCAGCGGCCTGGTGCTCATGGCGCGAAGCCCTGCGATGCAGCGCGCGCTCGGCGATGCCTTCGCGCAGCGGCGCGTGCACAAGGGCTACGAAGCGATCGTGGATGGACTGCTGCCCGCGACCGACGCGTGGTCGCTGATCGACGCCCCGCTCATCGCCGACTGGCCCCACCGCCCGCGGCAGAAGGTCGATGTGTTGAACGGCAAGCCGAGCAGCACGCGTTGGCGCGTCAAGCGGCTGCTGCCTGATCGCCATGCAAGCCACGTGTGCCTCGCGCCGCTGACAGGCCGCAGCCATCAATTGCGCGTGCACCTGCTGTCGATCGGCCATCCGATCCTCGGCGATGCGCTCTATGGCAGCGAGGAAGTGCAGCGGCGCGCAGACCGCCTGCTGCTGCATGCGAGCGAACTCGAATTTGCCCACCCCGTCGATGGAAAGGTGCTGCGTTTCGAGAGCCCGCCGCCTTTCGTCTGA
- a CDS encoding DUF427 domain-containing protein encodes MKATWNGVTIAESDDTVLVEGNHYFPASALNRDYVSFSNHKSTCPWKGTASYYSLLVNGELNTDAVWYYADPKPEAEMVRDRVAFWKGVKVGE; translated from the coding sequence ATGAAAGCAACCTGGAACGGCGTCACCATCGCCGAGAGCGACGACACCGTGCTCGTCGAAGGCAACCACTATTTTCCGGCGAGCGCGCTCAATCGCGACTACGTCAGCTTCAGCAATCACAAGAGCACCTGCCCGTGGAAGGGCACGGCCAGCTACTACTCGCTGCTGGTCAACGGCGAGCTCAATACCGACGCCGTCTGGTACTACGCCGACCCCAAGCCCGAGGCCGAGATGGTGCGCGACCGCGTCGCCTTTTGGAAGGGCGTGAAGGTCGGCGAGTGA
- a CDS encoding long-chain fatty acid--CoA ligase, whose product MDRPHYKFWPQRLPRSITVPATSLWHNLATAAERFPDKTALVFFGRATTYRELAGQVERLAGTLHALGVKRGDRVVLDMQNCPQLVIAHFAILRANAVVVPVNPMNRAEELKHYITDPDAKVAITTGDLAPELVKASDALAPGERLEHLIVTQFTDAFDPEAQGDEAPPPAWRDWLLARHPLPSLADGQVMAWTEALAGGHAPPVHSVGANDMALLPYTSGTTGLPKGCIHHHSSLMHNAYACQLWGLCSSETVVLAVVPMFHITGTVSVLHTVIMSAGTLVVMPRWDREVAGRLISRRKVTSWTNIPTMVIDLLGSPNFASFDLSSLVHIGGGGAAMPQAVAQRLYEQYGLKYAEGYGLTETAAPSHTNPFDNPKQQCLGIPFMSTDARVVDPDTLKEMPIGESGEIIIHGPEVFQGYWKRPDATDAAFVEFEGKRFFRSGDMGRMDEDGYFFITDRLKRMINASGFKVWPAEVELLMFRHPAIQEACVISTTDAYRGESVKAVVVLRPTHKDTTEQEIIDWCRENMAVYKIPRAVQFVDVLPKSGSGKVMWRLLQEAENKG is encoded by the coding sequence ATGGATCGCCCGCACTACAAGTTCTGGCCGCAGCGCCTGCCCCGTTCGATCACCGTCCCGGCCACCTCGCTGTGGCACAACCTCGCCACGGCCGCCGAGCGCTTCCCGGACAAGACGGCGCTGGTTTTCTTCGGCCGAGCGACCACCTACCGTGAGCTCGCCGGGCAGGTCGAGCGGCTCGCGGGCACGCTGCACGCGCTGGGCGTGAAGCGCGGCGACCGCGTGGTGCTCGACATGCAGAACTGCCCGCAGTTGGTGATCGCGCATTTCGCCATCCTGCGCGCCAACGCGGTGGTGGTCCCGGTCAATCCGATGAACCGGGCCGAGGAGCTCAAGCACTACATCACCGATCCCGACGCCAAGGTGGCCATCACCACGGGCGACCTGGCGCCCGAGCTCGTCAAGGCCAGCGATGCGCTTGCGCCCGGCGAGCGCCTGGAGCACCTGATCGTCACGCAGTTCACCGATGCCTTCGATCCGGAAGCGCAGGGCGACGAAGCGCCGCCGCCGGCGTGGCGCGACTGGCTGCTCGCCCGCCACCCGCTGCCTTCGCTGGCCGATGGGCAGGTCATGGCCTGGACGGAGGCGCTTGCGGGAGGCCACGCGCCGCCCGTGCATTCGGTGGGTGCCAACGACATGGCGCTCCTGCCTTACACCAGCGGCACCACCGGACTGCCCAAAGGCTGCATCCATCACCACTCCAGCCTGATGCACAACGCCTACGCTTGCCAGCTGTGGGGCCTGTGTTCGTCGGAGACCGTGGTGCTGGCCGTGGTGCCGATGTTCCACATCACCGGCACGGTCAGCGTGCTGCACACCGTCATCATGAGCGCCGGCACGCTCGTGGTCATGCCGCGGTGGGACCGCGAGGTAGCCGGCCGGCTGATCTCGCGCCGCAAGGTCACGAGCTGGACGAACATCCCCACGATGGTGATCGACCTGCTGGGCAGCCCCAATTTCGCGAGCTTCGACCTCAGCAGCCTGGTCCACATCGGCGGCGGAGGCGCGGCGATGCCGCAGGCGGTGGCGCAGCGGCTCTACGAGCAGTACGGGCTCAAGTACGCCGAAGGCTACGGTCTCACCGAGACGGCCGCGCCTTCGCACACCAACCCCTTCGACAACCCCAAGCAGCAGTGCCTGGGCATCCCGTTCATGAGCACCGATGCGCGCGTGGTCGATCCTGACACGCTGAAGGAGATGCCGATCGGCGAATCGGGCGAGATCATCATCCACGGGCCGGAGGTGTTCCAGGGCTACTGGAAGCGCCCCGACGCCACCGATGCCGCCTTCGTGGAGTTCGAGGGCAAACGCTTCTTTCGGTCCGGCGACATGGGCCGGATGGACGAGGACGGCTACTTCTTCATCACCGACCGCCTCAAGCGAATGATCAACGCCAGCGGCTTCAAGGTCTGGCCGGCCGAGGTCGAGCTCCTGATGTTTCGCCACCCGGCGATCCAGGAGGCCTGCGTGATCTCCACCACCGATGCCTATCGCGGCGAGTCGGTCAAGGCCGTGGTGGTGCTGCGCCCGACTCACAAGGACACCACCGAGCAGGAGATCATCGACTGGTGCCGCGAGAACATGGCGGTTTACAAGATCCCGCGCGCGGTGCAGTTCGTCGACGTGCTGCCCAAGAGTGGCAGCGGCAAGGTCATGTGGCGGCTGCTGCAGGAGGCGGAGAACAAGGGCTGA